The DNA segment CGTTTTGCACGTACTTATGGTAGCAACACGGAATTACTGCTTGAAGGCATTACTGATTTAGCAGGCATGGGCGAAAACTTCGGTCATAACCTGTATGAAGCAGAATTACGTTATTTAGTGAAACAAGAATGGGTTATCGAAGTTGATGATGCTATTTGGCGTCGTACTAAACTCGGCATGTGGCTAAATGACGAACAAAAACAACGTATTGCCCAATGGTTAGCAGCTAATACTCAAAATTCATAAGAGTAGTCATACTATTCTCTGACTCTGTTCGATGTTTTTATTAGCAATTTTTGTGGCGCCTAATACCGCGCCACTTTTTTTTGCTTTTTTATATCAAAACCATAAAACATTTTAATTAACAGCTAGTTAAGCTGTTTTTCTAGAAAAGCCTTTAATACGGTAGCATTATTTTGTTGCTCATCTTTTCCTGAATAAAGTAATACCAAAGGTTTCTCTTTTGCTATCGCAACAAGCGATTGCCAATGTTCTGGTGCAGACATTAATTCTTGAAGGTAACGTTGAGTAAACTCAGCAAAATCACCACCTCCCCCATGAAACCATTTTCGTAATTCAGTCGAAGGCGCGACGTCTTTATTCCACTCATCATAATGAAATTCTGTCTTTTTTACGCCTCTCGGCCACAATCTATCGACTAATACGCGATAACCTTCATGCATTCCGTCTTTATCACCATAAACACGTTTACAAGTGATCATTTCGCCTCCCATCAATCAGTGAGTTCATTTTATTGTAGAAGAAAAATCACCCAACTTATCAGGTAATACGCTCACTATTCTCATTATTGCGTCTTACAACATGAATTTTTCTCTTATTGTGACTGAATTATCCTCATCAAAAATGGGTGAATAGTTGTTGACTAAATAACCTAATTAATAGAATCTACATCTAGACGTCTAAATGGTTAGATGGACAAATAAGTAGTGATACTTAATAAAAATAACAACACAGTGACACGATTGATGAGGTACAGGTATGAGCTTTTATCACGCAAGCCAACATGAAGCGCTAAACCAAAATCTTGCTGAACTTGATGGTCAGATCGACGTTTCCTTTGAATTTTTTCCACCTCAAACTGAGGAGATGGAAAACACTCTTTGGCAATCTCTTGCGCGTTTAAATACCTTAAAACCGAGCTTTGTCTCTGTCACTTATGGTGCAAATTCAGGTGAGCGTGATAGAACACACTCCATTATTAAAGGCATTAAAGAGCGCACAGGGCTAGAAGCAGCTCCTCATTTAACCTGTATTGATGCTAGCCGTGAAGAGTTGCAGCATATCGCACAAGATTATTGGCAAAGTGGTATTCGCCATATTGTGGCATTACGAGGCGATTTACCCAATAACACCCAAAAACCTGATATGTATGCCACCGATTTAGTGCATTTACTCAAAGATGTGGGTGATTTTGATATCTCTGTTGCGGCTTATCCTGAAGTGCATCCCGAAGCAAAAAGTGCGCAAGCAGATTTAATTAACTTAAAAAGAAAAGTTGATGCCGGAGCAAATCGCGCGATCACCCAATTTTTCTTTGATGTCGAAAGTTATTTACGTTTTCGTGACCGCTGCGTTTCAACCGGTATTGATGTTGAAATTGTGCCAGGAATTTTACCTGTCACTAATTTTAAACAGCTAAAACGCTTTGCTGGTTTAACCAATGTAAAAATTCCGGGTTGGATGCATAAAATGTTTGATGGGTTAGATAACGATCCTGAAACCCGTAGTCTAGTCGGTGCTTCTATTGCCATTGATATGGTGAAGATTTTAAGCCGTGAAGGGGTAAAAGATTTTCACTTTTATACACTTAATCGTTCAGAGTTAACCTATGCTATTTGCCATACGTTAGGTGTTCGCCCTGAACTGGTGCAAGCTTGATCCTATCTTACGATTACCCCGCCAATTAAGCGGGGTGACATTTTGATGAATTACTCACCAAAGTGATAAGGTTTTTCTACCGGCAATAGGCTGTATGCGGTGTCGAGATCACCATTAGCAATACAAGCATCTATTTTATGTACCTTATCGGTAATATCCGTAATATTCACAATCCACTCTTTACAATATTTTTCAACAGCTTGATTACGCAAGCCAATTTGAATAGTGCGATAGTTGAGTCGATTAAGATAAATATCACGTTCAGGATCCCACTGAATGCGGATATTACTGGTTTCCGTCGCTTCTTTCCACGCGTCTGCACTGGTGTAACGGTCTGGGTCAAAATGACTCACAACACCTTGTGTCAGCATTTCTTGAAAACCTTCATGTGTAATATCAACCGCAAGAATAGACGCTTGATTAGCATCTTTGCGTCCCCAGCCAGAACGGTACATCATCCAAAGAAAGGAAGGTTTTACCCACGTCATGCGGGTCATACTAAAAGGGGGCGAAACAAAAGTTCCGTTTGCGACTGCGCTCTGAGCAATAGTATTAGAATAGGCTTGGTAAACACGAACAAAATCATCCGTATAATATGCCCTTACTTCGCACTCAGGACATCGGTCAACATCATCGTTCATCTTTCTTTAATATCCTTTTATATTAATAAAATGGAACTATCCGCTTAAATTATGAGCCTCTACCTACTGATAATCAAGAGCCGTTCTTTTTGTTAAGACACTGACTAGCGTAGCGCGCTCTCGCGAAACTGAAAAAAAGAATAACAATAAAATAAACAGACTCATGTCGCGATTGTGGTTTATTTATACCGCAATGAGGCGAATAAGCGATTTAATTGACTCACTGGGTAGAAATTAGGCGCTCGATAAGCTGTGTTTTTATTAATGCAGGGGATTTTACTATAGTGCCAGCTATCTTTGCTGTCATGATTTCAAAGGCTTTTTCTACTAATAATGCTTCATCCTGCTTCATTGACCACACATTATTCGGTAAAAAACTCAGCATTACATGATCATCGAATGTGCCAATATGAAGATGAGCAGGAATACTTCCTTCACGTTGACGGATAACACTCAATAAACCTTCAAGGATAGGCAATGATGAAGCAATAAAATGAGAGGGAATTTGCTGATGTTGCTCCAGATACTGTTTCATCATCTGCTCACCATCTTTGGTCGTATTATGTTCAGCATAAGAGACCGTGACACGGTTATCATCACCATAATGCCCTTTGATGGCTTGCACATAACCGCGTAAACGAGCGGCAATCGTTGGTAATAATGCATCACCCGCAAAAAAGTGGATTGGCACATCTTGCTTTATCATCGCTCTTGTTAACTGAGCGCCACTGTCACAGTTATCTGAAGCGACACAAATAGCGTCACTGACAGAGAAATCTCTATCTAAAAAAACCAATGGTTTTTGACGATGCTTAACATGATGTAGCTGATTTTTTCGACTTGATGAAACAATAAAAATGCCATCAACATTGCGCTCGTCCATTGATTTAACGAGCTTATTTTCATTTTTGATATCACCATAGGTACAGCTAATCGTTAGCTGGCAACCAATTTGGTGACAATGCATCTCTAATTTTTCAGCCAAAGCGGCAAAGAATGGGTTAGAAAGGCGAGGAATAACCAATCCGTAGGTATCTGTTTTATTAAGCTTTAGGCTTCTAGCTGCATGATTGACGGTATAACCAAACACCTCAACATAGTCTGCTATCTTCTTTTGTGTTTTTGCGCTGATCCGGTATTGATCACCTTTGCCATTTAATACCAATCTGACTGTGGTAATAGACAAATTCAGGTCATTTGCAATCTGTTCAACTGTTTTTGCCATTAATATTCCATCATTGATATTGCCCTCATCTTAATGATGAGGGCCAGTTAACCTTTACTGAGCAGGTTTAGCTCGGTATTTCTTCCACATTGATTTTAACGAAGGTCCAATAATCGGTAGGATCAACGTCAGTATTGCAATGCCTAAGAATGTCGCGGTAATTGGGCGTGTATACAGAACCGATAAATCACCTTGAGACATTGTTAATGCTCGACGTAAGTTAGATTCCGCCATTGGCCCTAAAATGATACCAATGACTATTGGTGACATGGAGAAATCTAGCTTAATCAATATATAAGCAAGAAGCCCCGTTCCCATCATGATAAACACATCGCGAATATCGTGGTTAACAGAATAAGCCCCAATGCTACACAATACAAAGATGATAGGCACTAATACGCGACGCGGAACATCCATCACTCGGACAAAAAGTTTCATACATAAGAAACCTAAAATGCCCATTAAAATATTCGCAACCATTAAGCCAATAAAAATGCTGTTGACTTCAACGGGGTTATCCGTAAAGAGCTGAGGTCCTAATGCCAACCCTTGCACCATAAACGCACCCATAATAATGGCAGTCGCACCATCACCCGGAATACCTAAGGTCATTAATGGCACCATACACCCACCCGTTACTGCGTTAGCACCCGCTTCTGGTGCAGAAACGCCTTCTGGTGAACCATGACCGAACTCTTCAGGGTGTTTTGACCAACGCTTCGCTTCATTATAAGAAATAAATGAAGAGATATCGCCACCTACACCGGGAATGACGCCCACGCCAGTACCAATCGCTGATGAACGTAAGTACGTCGGTAATACGCGTTTAAAATCTAACCATGTTGGTAATACACGGTGAATACGCGCACTCACTTTTCCTTCTGGGTTCTTTTGACGGCGTTCACGGTAATCTTCTTCAAAGCTAATTAAACCTTGAGAGAAAGCAAACAAACCAACGAGGATCGGAATAAAGGAGATCCCGCCCATTAAGTACACAGTATCAAAAGTAAATCGCATACCCGATGTCATCGGATCAAGACCAACTGTTGCGATAGCTAACCCAATTGCACCGCCCATTAATCCTTTGATAATCGATTGCGATGATACACTGGTAATAATACTTATACCAAATACAGCGAGTGCAAAATACTCAGCGGCAGAGAAACCTATTGCAACTTTAGCCAACTGAGGTGCAATTACAATCAGAGCAATCGTACTAAATATCCCCCCGAACATGGAACCCATGGTGGATAAACCCAGTGCTCGCCCTGCTTCGCCTCTTTTCGCCATTGGATAACCATCCAACACCGTTGCAGCAGAAGCGGGAGTACCCGGCGTACTAATCAGTATCGCAGTAATGGAGCCACCATAAACGGCACCACAATACATTCCTAATAACAATAATATCCCTGTCATTCCTTGAAAGGAGTATGTTAATGGGAGTAGCAATGCAATTCCCATATTGACTGTTAAGCCAGGTAATGCGCCGATAACAATACCTGCGAATACCCCTAACAGTAGTACTGTGAATGTTTCCAAACTGAAAACAATCATAAATGCATCTAATATTTCCATATCAAAGCTCCTTTCCTGCGTTACTCAAGAAAAACAGGGATTGGTAGAGGTGAATTGAACAGGAGTTCAAAGAAAAGATACGACATCACCACAATCGCAATAGGAACCACGATAAGTGAGATCTTTTTGCGTTCATTCATCAACCACATAATGATTGGGATAAGGAGCAATGATGAAATAATGAATCCTAAGAAATATAAGCCTACTGCGTAGAATATTAATAAAAATCCTAAACCATAAGCCCGTTTAACAGCCGTCGAACTTAAATCAACAGAGCGGTGGACGTGTTTTGCTTTATCTATAATTACACTGATCCACTGAAAAATCCCCAGTAAAATAAACAAGATAGCTAAACCATAGGGCCAAAAACGCTCCCCAGGTACACCATACTCGTCAAATATGCTCATATCACGGGAGAGGTAGATAATAAGTAGCCCAAAAACTACTGAAATCGCACCGATGATGGTATTACTTTTTGTCATGTCGGGATCTCCCTGACCAACCCTATCCGCCTAAACGGACAGGGTGGTATCACTATTATTTCTTCAGTGTCGCCGCGATGAGCTCAGCGTACATTTCGTGGTCTTCTTTCATCATTTGGTAAGCATCATCACCTGTGATAAACACAGGCATAATACCTTGTTTTTTCAACGCTTCTTGGTAAGCCGGTTTTTGCACTACTTCAGAGAATGCACCAACTAACTCATTTTTCACGTTATCAGGTACACCCGCTGTTGTTGCTAATACAGCCCAAGCACGCATTTTCACATTGGTATCTAACTTCAGTGCTTCTTTGAATGTTGGTACTTCTGGAATAAGAGGGAAACGACGTTCGTCCATCACACCCAGAACACGTAATAAGCCACCATCAACGTGTGATTTTACTGCGCCGGGTGTAGTTAATACGCCATCAATATGATCACCTAATAAAGCTGCGATTGAGGGACCTGTACCTTCGTTATAAGGAATATGGTTAAATTTAGTTCCTGTAGTACGTTCAATATTCACACCTGCAAGATGGAAAATAGCGCCCATACCGGAGTTACCAATTTTCAATTTTCCTGGATTCGCTTTTGCACCATCCACAAAATCTTGTAGTGTTTTATAAGGTGAATTAGCATTGACGACTAATACAACAGGATCTGCAATCGTCGTGGCAATCGGAGTAAAGTCTTTATAAGTCACTGGCGATTTCCCTTGGTGAGGGAACATTGCCAATTCAACCGTTGTCATGACTAATTTTGTGCCATCTGGACGCGCATTAGCGACTTCAATCAGACCGGTTAAACCATTACCGGTTGGTTTATTGATTGGAACAAAAATACGACCCGCCGGCATGATATCTTTAGCAAACTCGGCAATAGTACGCGCAGAAGTATCAGTACCTCCGCCCGGATTTTTCGGGATAATTACGTCAATATTTTTTGTAGGATACGTTAACTGTTGGGCGACTGCATTCCCCATGCCCAGTGTCATCGTAATCGCCAACGCTGCGAGTAGACTCTTTTTCATAAAACCCTTTCTCCACATTTTTATTGAGTAGCCATTAATTGCTGATAAACAATGTTTTTTCGATTCCAAGTAAAGGTAACGTGTAGGGTATTGTTTTCAGCAATAATCGCCGGATATGAAAATTCGCCTTCCCCATCGAGTAAATCGAATGGTTCAGACCAAGTACTGCCATTATCGGATGAAAGACTGACAGAGATGGGATAACGACGGCTCCAGTTACCTGAATTCGGGTTATACACCAATGCCAGTTGACCATCTGCGAAGGAGACGACATCAATGCCGCTATTATTATTTGGTAATATTGTTGCATAAGCTGGACACCAACTGCGCCCATAATCCGTTGAATCGCTACGATAAATTGTACCGCGCGTACTCCGCATCATGGCATGCACATGCCCAGGCCGGGATTCCCATAGTGTTGGCTGTATCACGCCATCCCATTGAAAAACGCGTTGTAGATCAGTCTCCCATAAGGCATCGTCCTTTAAACCCTGCCAGATTTCATGTTCCGCCTGTTCACCTTTATGGTGTTCAATTGGAATATCCACTCGCAACCAGTGTTGACCGTTGTCACTCGATATATCGACAAACGCATCCCAGAATTGGTCATCCTCAACCGATCCTGGTGCCAACCACTCGCCATTCGACATCACTAACACTTTATTTTTCACAGGACCTCTAGGTGCTACATCACCAGAAACCAATTCACTCGGTAAACTCCAGCTATTTCCGCCATCCTTCGAGATAACGTATTGGGTCGTCCAACTATGTACGTCGGGACCCGTTTTATAAAACAGCCAGATATTACCTGTTGATGGGTCAACATGTAAAACTGGATTCCAGTGCGCAACACCCGGATTTTTAACAACAGGTTGAGCGTGTTGCCAATGATCACCCTCTTTCATCACTAGCCAGATAGCGGTATTACCGCTACCTTCTTTATCACCAGCGAAAAAAGCGGTTAACAAACGCTCAGAATTAGGCACACGCACAATCGTTGAAGCATGGCAGTGATTAAAAAGTGAATGCGCATTATCAAGCACAAACTGAGTTTCCTTCATCACGAAAGGCATATTCCTACTCCTGTGTCCTAAATTAATCTAACGAAAGCCACTTTTTCATATTCTCACCCAATGCAGTCATGCTATTGACGGCAGAAGGGAAAAATGAGTTTTCAAACTGACTGCTGTTACGGGAACGGCAGACCAGTGTGCTGAAATTACCAATCAGGCGCTGATGATATTTAGCGCATGCTGGATAATCCAGTGTTTCGGTCATCGCTGCTGTTGATAAATAATCTGCTAACACCGCAGCCTGCTCTGGTTTATCTTTCCAATTCTCATAAAGCCAAACATAAAGCTCTGGATGGAAGTTTGCCATAACACCGCTATATGCCTGACATCCTGCTTGGAATGACGCTAATAGCGTTTGGCTGTTCGCATTAGCTAAGTGCAAACGAGTTCCTTTTGATAATGCCAAACGACGTTCTATCATCGGAAGAGAACAGCACGTATCTTTGATAAAGGTAAAGCGATTACTTTGTGCGCACCACTCTACAATCTCTTCAGATAACAAGCGTTTGTAAGGATAAGGGCATTCATAGATACCCAAATCAATCTCTTTTGGTACCACATTGGTTAAGACTTGCAGTGTTTCCAGCGCTTTATCATCCGGCTCCCCGACTAGAGCCAAGCGATTACTGATCATAATGACGCCATCGACGCCTGTACCCGCCATTGCCTGCAATTGTTCTTGTTGCTGACTTAATGCGGTTGCAGTATGACCAGAAGCAACTACAGGTACTCTTCCATCTGCTTTTTCAACGATAAAACGGGTAAGTGCTTGCGTTTCTTCATCACTTAAATAAAACATTTCGCTTGATTGACAGGCGGCAAATAGCCCATGTACACCAGAATCGATATACCAATCTACAAGACGCTCTAATGACGCCCAATCAATCTCCCCTTTGGCATCAAAAGGGGTTAGCATAACAGGCCAAATACCGACGTATTTTTGCTGACTCATCATCAATTCCTTACAGTAAGTTAATGGCATCACCTGCCACTTTCACTTGGATACCTTGAGTCAATGCTTGGGCAACGAATGCTTTTAGCACAAACGCCAATTTATCTTCATCAACATAAGCCACAGTAATGTGGTTACTTTGATGTCCCGCCATAAGGTCATCACGAGTTACGCCATCTAACGTACAGTTTAATAATGGCCATTCGTAGTTAGTTGCTCTACGGCGACGTTCAAATTCTGCTTCAGGTAATTCTACCGCCACACCCGTACCGATATGCATAATCACATCAGTGCCTTCATAGTGTGCACGACCCCATAACAAGCGCCCTGCCTTACCTTGACCTGCGATAGTTGAACCTCCTTTAGGGAAGAACATCGGAGGCTGGCGATAACCTGTTGCACCTTTTAGCCCACCTTTGAGGTGTTCAAAAGGAACAGAGCCTGAAATTTCCATATCCCAGTAGAATGTTCCTTCATACTCACTACCCCAACGAATATCATGCAGTGTGGTTTCAGCAGGTAATCCTAATGATGTTAATAAACGCCATAACATCGTTTGAGGAATAGCCGTACCCATATCCACTTCGTTGATACAAGGAATTGGCGTGTTAGGGCAGATTATCTCGCCGTTTTCATCTGGCAGAGGGAAGCGCGCGGTTGAACCAATCGCCCCTTCAGCAAAATCAGACGCAGGGCAACAATCTTTTAAGCCCTGCTGATATTGCACACCCACCGCAGTTAAACCAAAACGTTTTACGAAACGCGCCATTGCAATCATCATGGCGCACTGCTCCATCACTTGTTCACGAGTGAGTTCAGTTTTGTCATCTTGACCAAACATAAACGTCATCCCGTTATCTTCGTACCACTGTAAACATGCCTCTCTTAATTCTGTCGGTACTTTAGCCATTTCGACCAGTAACGCAGATTGAGAAAGGGATTCAATTGGCATACCAATATTGATCATGGCCTGTTGTGGGAAGACCCCGTTAATCATTCCCATACAGAATGTATCGAACAAACCTATTATTTCTTTATTTTTAATTATGTATTCGCCGACTTTACGACCCACTTCGCCGGCTTCTGTCGCCATTACCCAGTGTGTTGGCGCAATATCTGTAAGATAGTTAAGCTTATGATTTACATAA comes from the Proteus appendicitidis genome and includes:
- the metF gene encoding methylenetetrahydrofolate reductase; this translates as MSFYHASQHEALNQNLAELDGQIDVSFEFFPPQTEEMENTLWQSLARLNTLKPSFVSVTYGANSGERDRTHSIIKGIKERTGLEAAPHLTCIDASREELQHIAQDYWQSGIRHIVALRGDLPNNTQKPDMYATDLVHLLKDVGDFDISVAAYPEVHPEAKSAQADLINLKRKVDAGANRAITQFFFDVESYLRFRDRCVSTGIDVEIVPGILPVTNFKQLKRFAGLTNVKIPGWMHKMFDGLDNDPETRSLVGASIAIDMVKILSREGVKDFHFYTLNRSELTYAICHTLGVRPELVQA
- a CDS encoding LacI family DNA-binding transcriptional regulator codes for the protein MAKTVEQIANDLNLSITTVRLVLNGKGDQYRISAKTQKKIADYVEVFGYTVNHAARSLKLNKTDTYGLVIPRLSNPFFAALAEKLEMHCHQIGCQLTISCTYGDIKNENKLVKSMDERNVDGIFIVSSSRKNQLHHVKHRQKPLVFLDRDFSVSDAICVASDNCDSGAQLTRAMIKQDVPIHFFAGDALLPTIAARLRGYVQAIKGHYGDDNRVTVSYAEHNTTKDGEQMMKQYLEQHQQIPSHFIASSLPILEGLLSVIRQREGSIPAHLHIGTFDDHVMLSFLPNNVWSMKQDEALLVEKAFEIMTAKIAGTIVKSPALIKTQLIERLISTQ
- a CDS encoding tripartite tricarboxylate transporter TctB family protein; the encoded protein is MTKSNTIIGAISVVFGLLIIYLSRDMSIFDEYGVPGERFWPYGLAILFILLGIFQWISVIIDKAKHVHRSVDLSSTAVKRAYGLGFLLIFYAVGLYFLGFIISSLLLIPIIMWLMNERKKISLIVVPIAIVVMSYLFFELLFNSPLPIPVFLE
- a CDS encoding sialidase family protein yields the protein MPFVMKETQFVLDNAHSLFNHCHASTIVRVPNSERLLTAFFAGDKEGSGNTAIWLVMKEGDHWQHAQPVVKNPGVAHWNPVLHVDPSTGNIWLFYKTGPDVHSWTTQYVISKDGGNSWSLPSELVSGDVAPRGPVKNKVLVMSNGEWLAPGSVEDDQFWDAFVDISSDNGQHWLRVDIPIEHHKGEQAEHEIWQGLKDDALWETDLQRVFQWDGVIQPTLWESRPGHVHAMMRSTRGTIYRSDSTDYGRSWCPAYATILPNNNSGIDVVSFADGQLALVYNPNSGNWSRRYPISVSLSSDNGSTWSEPFDLLDGEGEFSYPAIIAENNTLHVTFTWNRKNIVYQQLMATQ
- a CDS encoding tripartite tricarboxylate transporter substrate binding protein translates to MKKSLLAALAITMTLGMGNAVAQQLTYPTKNIDVIIPKNPGGGTDTSARTIAEFAKDIMPAGRIFVPINKPTGNGLTGLIEVANARPDGTKLVMTTVELAMFPHQGKSPVTYKDFTPIATTIADPVVLVVNANSPYKTLQDFVDGAKANPGKLKIGNSGMGAIFHLAGVNIERTTGTKFNHIPYNEGTGPSIAALLGDHIDGVLTTPGAVKSHVDGGLLRVLGVMDERRFPLIPEVPTFKEALKLDTNVKMRAWAVLATTAGVPDNVKNELVGAFSEVVQKPAYQEALKKQGIMPVFITGDDAYQMMKEDHEMYAELIAATLKK
- a CDS encoding dihydrodipicolinate synthase family protein gives rise to the protein MSQQKYVGIWPVMLTPFDAKGEIDWASLERLVDWYIDSGVHGLFAACQSSEMFYLSDEETQALTRFIVEKADGRVPVVASGHTATALSQQQEQLQAMAGTGVDGVIMISNRLALVGEPDDKALETLQVLTNVVPKEIDLGIYECPYPYKRLLSEEIVEWCAQSNRFTFIKDTCCSLPMIERRLALSKGTRLHLANANSQTLLASFQAGCQAYSGVMANFHPELYVWLYENWKDKPEQAAVLADYLSTAAMTETLDYPACAKYHQRLIGNFSTLVCRSRNSSQFENSFFPSAVNSMTALGENMKKWLSLD
- a CDS encoding signal transduction protein translates to MLNLNLPKLPTTITAGQKEILMVTNADLREPANVTCWPVQKKFEDKLAVALEALGYKMKRAHEINEARGHGFISSQREGCDMFAAIDPDAPVIVLLTAWQYSHHIASSLAHHRGPILLLANFDGTWPGLVGMLCLAGTMTSLGKNYSRLWSEAFDDEFFVDGLATWLKYGYVNHKLNYLTDIAPTHWVMATEAGEVGRKVGEYIIKNKEIIGLFDTFCMGMINGVFPQQAMINIGMPIESLSQSALLVEMAKVPTELREACLQWYEDNGMTFMFGQDDKTELTREQVMEQCAMMIAMARFVKRFGLTAVGVQYQQGLKDCCPASDFAEGAIGSTARFPLPDENGEIICPNTPIPCINEVDMGTAIPQTMLWRLLTSLGLPAETTLHDIRWGSEYEGTFYWDMEISGSVPFEHLKGGLKGATGYRQPPMFFPKGGSTIAGQGKAGRLLWGRAHYEGTDVIMHIGTGVAVELPEAEFERRRRATNYEWPLLNCTLDGVTRDDLMAGHQSNHITVAYVDEDKLAFVLKAFVAQALTQGIQVKVAGDAINLL
- a CDS encoding tripartite tricarboxylate transporter permease — encoded protein: MEILDAFMIVFSLETFTVLLLGVFAGIVIGALPGLTVNMGIALLLPLTYSFQGMTGILLLLGMYCGAVYGGSITAILISTPGTPASAATVLDGYPMAKRGEAGRALGLSTMGSMFGGIFSTIALIVIAPQLAKVAIGFSAAEYFALAVFGISIITSVSSQSIIKGLMGGAIGLAIATVGLDPMTSGMRFTFDTVYLMGGISFIPILVGLFAFSQGLISFEEDYRERRQKNPEGKVSARIHRVLPTWLDFKRVLPTYLRSSAIGTGVGVIPGVGGDISSFISYNEAKRWSKHPEEFGHGSPEGVSAPEAGANAVTGGCMVPLMTLGIPGDGATAIIMGAFMVQGLALGPQLFTDNPVEVNSIFIGLMVANILMGILGFLCMKLFVRVMDVPRRVLVPIIFVLCSIGAYSVNHDIRDVFIMMGTGLLAYILIKLDFSMSPIVIGIILGPMAESNLRRALTMSQGDLSVLYTRPITATFLGIAILTLILPIIGPSLKSMWKKYRAKPAQ
- a CDS encoding DUF488 domain-containing protein, which gives rise to MITCKRVYGDKDGMHEGYRVLVDRLWPRGVKKTEFHYDEWNKDVAPSTELRKWFHGGGGDFAEFTQRYLQELMSAPEHWQSLVAIAKEKPLVLLYSGKDEQQNNATVLKAFLEKQLN
- a CDS encoding DUF4291 domain-containing protein; translated protein: MNDDVDRCPECEVRAYYTDDFVRVYQAYSNTIAQSAVANGTFVSPPFSMTRMTWVKPSFLWMMYRSGWGRKDANQASILAVDITHEGFQEMLTQGVVSHFDPDRYTSADAWKEATETSNIRIQWDPERDIYLNRLNYRTIQIGLRNQAVEKYCKEWIVNITDITDKVHKIDACIANGDLDTAYSLLPVEKPYHFGE